Proteins co-encoded in one Cytobacillus sp. NJ13 genomic window:
- the ilvC gene encoding ketol-acid reductoisomerase: protein MAKMYYNGDANAAYLNGKKVAVIGYGSQGHAHALNMRDSGVEVVIGLRKGKSWEKAEEDGFQVYSVGEAAAQADVVMILLPDELQPKVYKEEIEPNLSNQALMFAHGFNIHFNQIVPPKECDVLLVAPKGPGHLVRRTYEQDAGVPALFAVHQDVTGEAKELALSYAKAIGSLRAGALETTFKEETETDLFGEQAVLCGGLTSLVKAGFETLTEAGYQPELAYFECLHELKLIVDLMYEGGLEGMRYSISDTAQWGDFVSGPRVVDARVKEEMKAVLKDIQEGNFAKGWILENQANRPVFNAVNQRENEHPIEQVGRELRKMMPFVNSSKKKEVVVSANN, encoded by the coding sequence ATGGCAAAAATGTACTATAACGGAGATGCAAATGCAGCGTATTTAAACGGAAAGAAAGTAGCGGTCATCGGATACGGATCTCAGGGACATGCGCATGCGTTGAATATGAGGGACAGTGGTGTTGAAGTCGTAATCGGCCTTCGCAAAGGGAAGTCCTGGGAAAAAGCAGAAGAAGACGGTTTCCAGGTATACTCAGTCGGTGAAGCAGCAGCACAGGCAGATGTAGTGATGATCCTATTGCCGGATGAACTCCAGCCAAAAGTATACAAGGAAGAAATTGAACCGAATCTATCAAATCAGGCATTAATGTTTGCCCATGGATTTAATATTCATTTTAATCAGATTGTGCCTCCAAAAGAGTGTGATGTATTGCTTGTAGCACCGAAAGGGCCAGGACATTTGGTCAGAAGAACATATGAACAGGATGCGGGTGTCCCAGCCCTGTTTGCAGTCCATCAGGACGTAACAGGAGAAGCAAAGGAGCTTGCCCTTTCTTACGCTAAAGCCATTGGATCACTTCGCGCAGGAGCATTGGAAACAACTTTTAAAGAAGAAACCGAGACAGATCTGTTTGGTGAACAGGCAGTGCTTTGCGGAGGGCTGACTTCATTGGTTAAAGCAGGATTTGAAACTCTTACAGAAGCAGGATATCAGCCGGAACTTGCATACTTTGAATGTCTGCATGAGCTTAAACTCATCGTTGACCTTATGTATGAAGGCGGTCTGGAAGGAATGCGCTATTCCATCTCAGATACTGCACAATGGGGTGACTTTGTCAGCGGCCCGCGCGTAGTAGATGCAAGAGTGAAAGAAGAAATGAAGGCAGTTTTGAAAGATATCCAGGAAGGCAATTTTGCTAAAGGCTGGATTTTGGAAAACCAGGCAAATCGTCCGGTATTTAATGCCGTGAATCAGAGAGAGAATGAGCATCCAATTGAACAGGTTGGAAGAGAACTTCGTAAAATGATGCCGTTTGTCAATAGCAGCAAGAAGAAAGAAGTGGTCGTAAGTGCAAACAATTAA
- a CDS encoding 2-isopropylmalate synthase has protein sequence MQTIKIFDTTLRDGEQSAGVNLNFSEKLEIARQLERLNVDIIEAGFPAASKGDFASVQKIAQTIKNCSVTGLARAVISDIDAAWGALKDGAEPRIHTFLATSPIHRQYKLKKTKEEVVETAVETVKYAASKFPIVQWSAEDASRTELPFLAEIIEKVIQAGARIINIPDTVGYTTPQEYGEIFQYLRNHVPSIDKVSLSAHCHDDLGMAIANSLSAIENGATQIEGTINGIGERAGNAALEELAVALYIRNDHYQASTRLNLQEISRTSSLISKLTGMVVPANKAIVGRNAFAHESGIHQDGVLKEKTTYEIISPDLVGFQSNSMVLGKHSGRHAFKNRLSELGLEVADEEANRLFTVFKDLADRKKEMTDDDLAAIVLEEKLSKEQRFYDLIGIQIQYGTNSVPTATVTLSGSNNEVIQEAGTGAGSIEALYNTLEKCLNGTANLLDYRIQSVGAGRDALAQVYVKLNYEGMETSGRGLAQDVLEASSKAYLNAVNRVIYMKEKAQAQAVEAN, from the coding sequence GTGCAAACAATTAAGATATTTGACACAACGTTACGAGATGGCGAACAATCAGCCGGTGTCAACCTTAACTTTTCCGAAAAGTTAGAAATCGCCAGGCAGCTGGAGCGTTTAAATGTTGATATTATTGAAGCTGGGTTTCCTGCAGCATCCAAAGGTGATTTTGCTTCTGTACAGAAAATTGCCCAGACGATTAAAAATTGCTCGGTCACAGGACTGGCAAGAGCAGTTATCTCTGATATAGATGCTGCATGGGGAGCATTAAAGGACGGGGCTGAGCCAAGAATACATACATTCCTGGCAACCTCTCCAATCCACAGGCAATATAAGCTAAAGAAAACGAAAGAGGAAGTGGTTGAAACAGCAGTAGAAACAGTTAAGTATGCTGCTTCAAAGTTCCCGATCGTCCAATGGTCTGCGGAGGATGCTTCCAGGACAGAATTGCCTTTTCTTGCTGAAATAATCGAAAAGGTCATCCAGGCTGGGGCGAGGATCATCAATATACCGGATACTGTTGGATACACAACACCACAGGAATATGGAGAGATTTTTCAATACTTAAGAAATCATGTTCCTTCTATTGATAAAGTATCCTTATCAGCTCATTGCCATGATGACTTGGGAATGGCCATAGCTAATTCCCTTTCAGCTATAGAAAATGGAGCAACACAGATTGAGGGCACCATTAACGGGATTGGTGAAAGAGCTGGAAATGCGGCATTGGAGGAGCTGGCGGTAGCCCTTTATATCCGGAATGATCATTATCAGGCTTCGACGCGTCTGAATCTTCAGGAAATCAGCAGAACGAGCAGCCTGATCAGCAAGCTGACAGGCATGGTGGTACCAGCCAATAAAGCGATTGTCGGAAGAAATGCTTTTGCACATGAATCAGGGATACACCAGGATGGGGTACTGAAGGAAAAAACAACTTATGAAATTATTTCCCCTGATCTAGTCGGATTCCAATCCAATTCAATGGTGCTTGGAAAACATTCTGGACGCCATGCCTTTAAAAACCGCCTGAGTGAACTGGGGCTTGAAGTAGCAGATGAAGAAGCAAACCGGCTATTCACTGTTTTCAAAGATTTGGCCGACCGCAAAAAAGAGATGACAGACGACGACCTTGCAGCAATCGTACTTGAAGAGAAGCTCTCCAAGGAGCAGCGATTCTATGATTTGATCGGAATCCAAATTCAATATGGTACGAACTCTGTTCCGACGGCAACTGTTACCCTGTCAGGATCAAACAACGAAGTGATCCAGGAAGCGGGTACTGGAGCTGGAAGCATCGAAGCGCTGTATAACACATTGGAAAAATGCTTGAATGGGACAGCTAACCTTCTTGATTACCGCATTCAATCCGTGGGGGCAGGAAGAGACGCTTTAGCTCAGGTTTATGTAAAACTGAACTACGAAGGAATGGAAACCAGCGGCCGAGGATTGGCCCAGGATGTGCTCGAAGCTTCCTCAAAAGCTTACTTGAACGCTGTTAATAGAGTGATATATATGAAAGAAAAAGCACAGGCGCAAGCGGTAGAGGCGAATTGA
- the leuB gene encoding 3-isopropylmalate dehydrogenase, with protein sequence MKKRIAVLPGDGIGKEVVKGAIEVLQAVGERFGHQFQFSYGKIGGSAIDAAGTPLPDETLELCKESDAVMLGAVGGPKWDRQPPHLRPEKGLLKIRKELNLYANLRPTQYYSSLSDTSPLKNEVIEGVDMLMVRELTGGLYFGKPSERTQQNGKDAVVDTLFYQKEEMRRVIKLAFELAGSRRGKVTSVDKANVLESSRMWREVAEDIAKQYPEVTLEHMLVDNAAMQMIKNPKQFDVVVTENMFGDILSDEASVLTGSLGMLPSASLSENGPYLYEPIHGSAPDIQGKNAANPIAMILSAAMMLRLSFGMEEEAEAVENAVNQVLEAGYRTRDIVSFGKKVVTTSEMIEEVKATLLDNEAILNIMGAYA encoded by the coding sequence ATGAAAAAACGTATCGCAGTACTTCCAGGAGATGGGATCGGCAAAGAAGTGGTGAAGGGAGCAATTGAAGTCCTGCAGGCCGTTGGAGAACGGTTCGGGCATCAATTCCAATTTTCTTATGGCAAGATTGGCGGTTCTGCTATTGATGCAGCCGGAACTCCGCTGCCTGATGAAACGCTGGAGCTTTGCAAAGAAAGCGATGCGGTCATGCTGGGAGCGGTTGGAGGGCCTAAATGGGACCGGCAGCCTCCCCACCTTCGTCCTGAAAAGGGTCTCTTGAAGATCCGCAAGGAATTGAATCTCTATGCAAATCTGCGGCCAACTCAATATTATTCCAGCCTTTCGGATACTTCCCCATTAAAGAATGAAGTAATTGAAGGTGTGGATATGCTGATGGTCAGGGAATTAACCGGCGGCCTGTATTTCGGAAAGCCAAGCGAGAGGACCCAGCAAAACGGAAAAGATGCTGTGGTAGATACATTGTTTTATCAAAAAGAAGAAATGCGGCGTGTCATTAAACTGGCCTTTGAACTTGCCGGAAGCCGCCGCGGCAAGGTGACTTCTGTTGACAAGGCCAATGTTCTGGAATCAAGCCGAATGTGGAGAGAGGTAGCGGAGGACATTGCAAAGCAATATCCTGAAGTGACATTGGAGCATATGCTTGTTGACAATGCAGCGATGCAAATGATTAAAAATCCGAAGCAATTCGATGTTGTAGTAACGGAAAATATGTTTGGTGATATTTTGAGCGATGAAGCTTCTGTTTTGACTGGCTCTTTAGGAATGCTTCCTTCTGCCAGCCTTTCGGAAAACGGGCCTTATTTATACGAACCAATCCATGGTTCAGCACCGGATATTCAAGGGAAGAATGCAGCCAATCCTATTGCCATGATTTTATCAGCAGCCATGATGCTTCGCTTATCTTTCGGAATGGAAGAGGAAGCTGAAGCGGTTGAAAATGCTGTTAATCAAGTGCTTGAAGCTGGCTATCGTACAAGAGATATTGTTTCATTTGGAAAAAAGGTGGTTACTACTTCTGAAATGATTGAAGAGGTAAAGGCTACCCTTTTGGATAACGAAGCTATTCTTAATATTATGGGGGCTTATGCATAA